The Neovison vison isolate M4711 chromosome 5, ASM_NN_V1, whole genome shotgun sequence genome includes a region encoding these proteins:
- the CYSLTR2 gene encoding cysteinyl leukotriene receptor 2: MKRKLMFLPPSTTIPEMESNGTFTSNNSNGNCTIENFKKDFYPTVYLIIFIWGTLGNGFSIYVFLQSYKKSTSVNIFMLNLAISDFLFTSTLPFRADYYLRGSNWIFGDLACRIMSYSLYVNMYSSIYFLTVLSIVRFLATVHPFRRLHVTSTRSAWILCGIIWFLIMASSAVLLNNGSERNGSVTLCLELNMRKIFNLQTMNYIALVMGFLLPFCMLNICYLLIIRALLKVKVPELGVRVSHKKALITIIIALIIFLLCFLPYHVLRTLHLLAWEVGVCRDKLHKAVVITLALAAANTCLNPLLYYFAGENFKDRLRATLRKDHLQKTKCSIPVCIWLKKETQV; this comes from the coding sequence aTGAAGAGAAAACTTATGTTCTTGCCTCCATCCACCACCATACCAGAAATGGAATCCAATGGCACCTTCACCAGTAACAACAGCAATGGGAACTGTACAATTGAAAACTTCAAAAAGGATTTTTACCCTACCGTGTACCTGATAATATTTATCTGGGGAACCTTGGGAAATGGCTTTTCCATATACGTTTTCCTGCAGTCTTATAAGAAGTCCACGTCTGTGAATATTTTCATGCTAAACCTGGCCATTTCAGATTTCTTATTCACAAGTACACTACCCTTCAGAGCTGACTATTACCTCAGAGGCTCCAATTGGATATTTGGGGACCTAGCCTGCAGGATTATGTCTTATTCTCTGTATGTCAACATGTACAGCAGCATTTATTTCCTGACTGTGCTGAGCATCGTGCGTTTCCTGGCAACCGTTCACCCCTTCAGGCGCCTCCACGTCACCAGCACCAGGAGTGCCTGGATTCTGTGTGGGATCATATGGTTCCTTATCATGGCTTCCTCAGCAGTGCTTCTGAACAATGGCTCTGAGCGGAATGGCAGTGTCACATTATGCTTAGAGCTGAATATGCGTAAAATTTTTAACCTGCAGACCATGAACTACATTGCCTTGGTGATGGGCTTCCTGCTGCCATTCTGCATGCTCAACATTTGTTACCTGCTGATCATTCGAGCTCTGTTAAAGGTGAAGGTCCCAGAACTGGGTGTGCGGGTTTCTCACAAGAAGGCtcttatcaccatcatcattgccTTGATCATCTTCCTCCTGTGTTTCCTGCCCTATCATGTACTGAGAACCCTCCACCTGCTTGCATGGGAAGTGGGTGTATGCAGAGACAAGCTGCATAAAGCTGTGGTCATCACATTGGCCTTGGCAGCAGCCAATACGTGCCTCAATCCTTTGCTCTATTACTTTGCTGGGGAAAATTTTAAGGATAGGCTAAGGGCTACACTCAGAAAAGATCACCTACAGAAGACAAAGTGCAGCATTCCTGTCTGCATctggttgaaaaaggaaacacaagttTAA